A section of the Roseovarius sp. W115 genome encodes:
- a CDS encoding rod shape-determining protein — protein MSIFDKIPGLFTSDMAIDLGTANTLVYVKGRGVILSEPSVVAYHVKDGVKKVLAVGEDAKLMLGRTPGSIEAIRPMREGVIADFDTAEAMIKHFIRKVHRRSSFSKPKIIVCVPHGATPVEKRAIRQSVLSAGARRAGLVAEPIAAAIGAGMPITDPTGNMVVDIGGGTTEVAVLSLGDIVYARSIRVGGDRMDEAIINYLRRQQNLLVGESTAERIKTSIGTARMPDDGRGTSMQIRGRDLLNGVPKETEISQAQVAEALAEPVQQICEAVMTALEATPPDLAADIVDRGVMLTGGGALLGDLDLALREQTGLAVSIADDSLNCVALGTGKALEFEKQLRHAIDYDS, from the coding sequence ATGTCTATTTTCGACAAAATCCCCGGCCTGTTCACGTCGGACATGGCGATCGATCTCGGGACAGCGAACACGCTTGTCTACGTCAAAGGACGGGGTGTGATCCTGTCTGAGCCATCCGTCGTGGCCTATCATGTCAAGGATGGCGTCAAAAAAGTGTTGGCCGTAGGAGAAGATGCCAAGCTTATGCTGGGCCGCACGCCCGGAAGCATTGAAGCCATCAGGCCCATGCGTGAAGGTGTGATTGCCGATTTTGACACCGCCGAGGCAATGATCAAGCATTTCATTCGCAAGGTACATCGCCGGTCGTCTTTCTCGAAACCAAAGATCATCGTCTGTGTCCCACATGGTGCCACACCAGTTGAGAAACGCGCCATTCGTCAGTCGGTGCTGTCGGCGGGCGCACGGCGCGCTGGTCTGGTGGCCGAGCCGATTGCGGCCGCTATCGGGGCGGGCATGCCAATCACGGACCCAACCGGCAATATGGTGGTGGATATCGGCGGCGGGACCACTGAAGTGGCTGTTCTGTCGCTGGGTGATATCGTTTATGCGCGCTCGATCCGTGTGGGTGGTGATCGGATGGATGAAGCGATTATCAACTATCTGCGCCGCCAGCAAAACCTTCTGGTAGGCGAAAGCACAGCAGAACGGATCAAAACCTCAATCGGCACAGCCCGCATGCCCGATGACGGCCGCGGCACGTCGATGCAGATCCGGGGCCGTGACCTATTGAACGGTGTGCCCAAGGAAACCGAGATCAGCCAGGCGCAGGTGGCCGAGGCATTGGCCGAGCCTGTCCAACAGATTTGCGAAGCGGTGATGACCGCTCTGGAAGCCACCCCACCCGATTTGGCCGCCGACATCGTGGACCGTGGTGTCATGCTGACCGGTGGCGGCGCGCTTTTGGGGGATCTGGATCTTGCCTTGCGCGAGCAAACTGGTTTGGCCGTATCGATTGCGGATGACAGCTTGAATTGCGTTGCGCTTGGCACTGGCAAGGCGCTGGAGTTCGAAAAGCAGCTGCGCCACGCGATTGACTACGACAGCTGA
- the mreC gene encoding rod shape-determining protein MreC, with translation MARDRAQNGDYSGPIKRLLIGFLLLCLVGFFLVWRIDSPRVERFRAQVIDRVVPSFDWAMAPVTGAVNILRDFQSYQRIYQQNQELRRELQQMKAWKEAALQLEQENARLLDLNNVQLDPRLTFVTGVVLADSGSPFRQSVLINVGARDGIIDGWATMDGLGLVGRISGVGDNTARVILLTDTSSRIPATIQPSGQQALIIGDNTAVPLIDFLELPDQVRPGDRVLTSGDGGVFPAGLLIGQVAQDPGGRLRVRLSADYERLEFLRVLRNRGNEKLTDPGSLIGPAEPDLPLQGPPSPFESSEAADG, from the coding sequence TTGGCCCGAGACAGAGCACAAAACGGAGACTATTCTGGTCCAATCAAGCGGCTGCTGATTGGCTTTCTGTTGTTGTGCCTCGTCGGTTTCTTTTTGGTGTGGCGCATTGACAGCCCAAGGGTGGAACGGTTTCGAGCGCAGGTCATTGACCGCGTTGTGCCCAGTTTTGATTGGGCCATGGCGCCCGTTACCGGAGCCGTGAACATCCTCCGTGACTTTCAAAGCTACCAGAGAATTTATCAACAGAACCAAGAACTTCGGCGCGAATTGCAACAAATGAAGGCGTGGAAGGAAGCTGCTCTTCAACTGGAGCAGGAAAACGCGCGGCTTTTGGATCTGAACAACGTGCAGTTGGACCCTCGCCTGACCTTTGTGACGGGTGTGGTTCTGGCTGATAGCGGCTCGCCGTTCCGGCAATCAGTGCTGATCAATGTCGGTGCGCGAGACGGGATCATTGATGGCTGGGCCACAATGGATGGGCTGGGGCTTGTCGGGCGCATTTCCGGCGTAGGCGACAACACCGCGCGCGTGATCCTTCTGACCGATACCTCCAGCCGTATTCCCGCAACGATCCAGCCTTCGGGCCAACAGGCACTTATCATTGGTGACAATACCGCTGTGCCGCTCATTGATTTCCTGGAACTGCCGGATCAAGTCCGCCCCGGTGACAGAGTGCTCACCTCTGGAGACGGCGGCGTCTTTCCAGCAGGGCTTTTGATCGGTCAGGTGGCGCAAGACCCTGGCGGGCGACTGCGCGTGAGACTCTCTGCCGATTACGAGCGGCTTGAATTTCTCAGAGTTCTGAGAAACCGGGGCAACGAAAAGCTAACGGACCCTGGTTCCCTTATCGGACCTGCCGAACCCGACCTTCCGCTGCAAGGGCCGCCCAGCCCGTTTGAAAGCTCCGAGGCCGCCGATGGTTGA
- a CDS encoding rod shape-determining protein MreD: MVENAAVHMWAMRVIYVTLVFLVIFFHLLPLQTLPLGWAGPDILLALTIAWVLRRPEFVPPVLIALVFLLCDLMFHRPPGLWAALVLIGCETLRARHIDLRDLTFAMEWASVTTTLVTITLIYRAILAVLVVDQAPLGLSLMQLVATLIAYPLVVVVSQSVFGVRKLAPGDIDALGGRT, from the coding sequence ATGGTTGAGAATGCGGCTGTGCATATGTGGGCGATGCGCGTGATCTATGTCACGCTTGTCTTTCTGGTGATCTTCTTTCACCTTCTGCCGCTGCAAACCTTGCCACTTGGCTGGGCTGGTCCGGACATCTTGCTGGCGCTGACGATTGCCTGGGTGCTGCGGCGTCCGGAGTTTGTGCCGCCTGTTTTGATTGCCTTAGTATTCTTGCTGTGTGATCTGATGTTTCATCGACCACCTGGGCTCTGGGCCGCGCTTGTTTTAATCGGATGCGAAACATTGCGCGCACGTCACATAGACCTGCGCGATCTCACCTTCGCGATGGAATGGGCCTCTGTGACGACAACGCTGGTGACGATCACACTGATCTACCGCGCCATTCTGGCAGTGCTGGTTGTAGATCAAGCACCTCTCGGACTGAGCCTGATGCAGCTTGTCGCGACGCTGATTGCGTATCCTTTGGTTGTTGTGGTCTCGCAAAGCGTGTTCGGAGTGCGTAAATTGGCACCAGGAGACATTGACGCCCTTGGAGGCCGGACATGA
- the mrdA gene encoding penicillin-binding protein 2 — protein sequence MRRPTRDTAESHRLVTRRSLVVGGSMAAFMGLLGLRMRYLQVEQADQFRLLADENRINIHLIPPSRGRIFDREGRVVAENVPSYRINMIREQVGDADIDQVIERLSQLVTLDPAEVEAAREDLRKLRGDTPVTLADRVSWEDISRVAVNTPALPGVTPEVGLSRHYPLGPDYAHLIGYVGPVSDRDLEEIDAPDALLLIPRFQIGKIGLESKKEDTLRGKAGSKRVEVNAAGRVMREIDRVEGEAGADVQVTLDNALQSYAAARLEGESAAAVVMDCETGDLLACTSAPSFDPNLFVRGISVANYRALLEDKYRPLPNKAMQGVYPPGSTFKMVTALAAMEAGVADPNETVYCPGHLRVSNRRFHCWKRAGHGNVDLHRSLRESCDVYYYEMAVRTGIDKIAEMARKLGLGVEHQLPLTSVSEGLIPTKLWKETTRNDDWRVGDSVNASIGQGFVLASPLQLAVMTARLATGRSVSPRLVKSVDGVEQPVNRGEPLGINENMLREVRNAMNAVSNNKRGTGYRSRIIEDAFRMAGKTGTSQVRNITAAERARGVFRNEDLPWERRDHALFVNYAPVENPRIAVAVIVEHGGGGSKAAAPIARDITLQALYGGDPPLEAYPTADRDRIREQQERLRRARPNFDDPNSDRA from the coding sequence ATGAGACGCCCAACACGAGACACCGCCGAAAGCCATCGCCTTGTCACACGGCGCAGCCTTGTGGTCGGTGGATCGATGGCGGCGTTTATGGGCCTGTTGGGTCTCAGGATGCGGTATCTGCAAGTCGAGCAGGCCGATCAGTTTCGCCTTTTGGCGGATGAAAATCGCATCAACATTCATCTCATCCCTCCCTCTCGGGGTCGCATTTTTGACCGCGAAGGGCGGGTGGTGGCTGAAAACGTTCCGTCCTACCGCATCAACATGATCCGGGAACAAGTGGGCGATGCTGATATTGACCAGGTGATCGAACGGCTAAGCCAATTGGTGACACTTGATCCCGCAGAGGTGGAAGCCGCGCGCGAAGACCTGCGCAAACTGCGCGGCGACACGCCCGTGACCCTTGCAGACCGTGTCAGTTGGGAAGACATCAGCCGTGTGGCGGTGAACACCCCGGCCCTACCCGGTGTGACACCCGAAGTGGGCTTGTCGCGGCATTATCCCTTGGGACCCGACTACGCGCATCTCATTGGCTATGTGGGTCCGGTCAGTGACCGCGATCTGGAAGAGATTGACGCCCCGGATGCTCTTTTGCTGATCCCACGTTTTCAGATTGGCAAGATTGGTCTGGAGTCCAAAAAAGAAGACACGTTGCGTGGCAAAGCCGGTAGCAAACGGGTCGAAGTCAACGCTGCGGGCCGCGTTATGCGCGAGATTGACCGTGTAGAAGGCGAGGCGGGTGCGGATGTCCAAGTCACTCTGGACAATGCCTTGCAAAGCTACGCCGCCGCGCGACTGGAAGGCGAGAGCGCCGCGGCCGTCGTGATGGACTGCGAAACCGGGGATTTGCTGGCGTGCACGTCCGCGCCAAGCTTTGATCCGAACCTCTTTGTGCGTGGCATCTCTGTAGCCAATTACAGAGCCCTTCTGGAGGACAAATACCGCCCCTTACCAAACAAAGCGATGCAGGGCGTTTATCCTCCGGGCTCCACGTTCAAAATGGTGACGGCGCTGGCAGCAATGGAGGCGGGCGTGGCAGACCCCAATGAAACGGTCTACTGCCCAGGGCATCTCAGGGTATCGAACCGGCGCTTTCATTGCTGGAAACGAGCTGGACACGGTAATGTGGACCTGCATCGCAGCCTGCGTGAAAGTTGTGATGTGTATTACTACGAAATGGCAGTGCGCACCGGCATCGATAAAATCGCTGAGATGGCCCGCAAGCTGGGTTTGGGCGTTGAGCACCAATTGCCACTGACCTCTGTTTCAGAAGGTCTAATCCCGACCAAGCTCTGGAAGGAAACAACGCGCAATGATGATTGGCGCGTAGGAGACAGTGTGAACGCCTCCATCGGTCAGGGCTTTGTTTTGGCGTCCCCTTTGCAACTGGCGGTGATGACCGCTCGCCTGGCAACTGGACGCTCCGTATCGCCACGTCTTGTGAAGTCGGTTGATGGTGTTGAGCAACCCGTGAACCGTGGCGAACCCCTAGGCATAAATGAGAACATGCTTCGCGAGGTTCGCAACGCTATGAATGCAGTGTCCAACAACAAGCGCGGCACAGGCTATCGCAGCCGGATCATAGAAGACGCCTTTCGCATGGCAGGCAAAACCGGCACAAGCCAGGTGCGCAACATCACCGCTGCAGAACGCGCGCGCGGTGTGTTCCGCAACGAAGACCTGCCTTGGGAGCGGCGCGATCACGCGCTGTTCGTCAACTACGCGCCGGTCGAAAACCCGCGCATTGCCGTGGCCGTCATTGTTGAGCATGGCGGTGGTGGCTCCAAGGCTGCGGCACCGATCGCACGAGATATCACTCTACAAGCACTATATGGGGGCGACCCACCGCTTGAAGCCTACCCCACCGCAGACAGGGATCGCATCCGCGAACAACAAGAACGCTTGCGGAGGGCACGCCCCAATTTTGATGACCCCAACAGCGACAGGGCCTAG
- the rodA gene encoding rod shape-determining protein RodA, whose product MSYLEYTVKHTPTGVRKLLYLNWPLIILISAVASVGFLMLYSVSGGSFSPWAEPQMKRYVLGLFVMLFVAMVPIWFWRNMSVLAYIVSVLLLVAVELVGVEGKGAQRWIDLGFMRLQPSELMKVTLVMLLAAYYDWLPLQKISRPLWVIFPVILILIPVALVLKQPDLGTSILLITGGGLIMFIAGVHWAYFAAVVASGVGLITVVFQSRGTDWQLLADYQFRRIDTFLDPATDPLGAGYHITQSKIALGSGGWTGRGFMQGTQSRLNFLPEKHTDFIFTTLAEEFGFVGAFSLLVLYALIIIFCIFSALSNKDRFSSLLTLGIAATFFLFFAVNMSMVMGLAPVVGVPLPLVSYGGSAMLILMLGFGLVQSAHVHRPR is encoded by the coding sequence ATGAGTTATCTTGAATATACCGTCAAGCACACGCCCACAGGCGTTCGCAAGCTACTCTACTTGAACTGGCCGCTGATTATACTGATCTCAGCCGTGGCCAGCGTTGGCTTCCTGATGCTTTACTCAGTGTCGGGAGGGTCTTTCTCTCCTTGGGCCGAGCCACAGATGAAACGCTATGTGCTCGGCCTTTTCGTCATGCTCTTTGTGGCAATGGTGCCGATCTGGTTTTGGCGCAACATGTCGGTGCTGGCCTATATCGTCTCGGTTTTGCTGTTAGTGGCTGTGGAACTTGTAGGTGTCGAGGGAAAAGGCGCGCAACGCTGGATCGACCTTGGATTTATGCGCCTGCAACCCTCGGAGCTGATGAAAGTGACGCTCGTGATGCTGCTTGCGGCCTACTACGACTGGCTGCCCTTACAAAAGATATCGCGGCCCTTGTGGGTCATTTTTCCGGTCATACTGATCCTGATCCCTGTGGCCCTGGTTCTCAAACAACCCGACCTCGGAACTTCGATCCTCCTTATCACTGGCGGCGGTTTGATCATGTTCATCGCTGGTGTTCATTGGGCTTATTTTGCAGCGGTGGTTGCCAGCGGCGTTGGTCTGATCACTGTCGTTTTCCAAAGCCGCGGCACAGACTGGCAGCTCCTGGCAGATTACCAGTTCCGCCGCATCGACACATTCCTTGATCCTGCAACCGATCCCTTGGGCGCGGGTTACCACATCACCCAATCCAAGATCGCGCTCGGCTCAGGAGGGTGGACCGGGCGTGGGTTCATGCAAGGCACGCAGTCACGTCTGAACTTCCTGCCCGAGAAACACACCGACTTTATCTTCACCACATTGGCCGAAGAGTTTGGGTTTGTAGGGGCCTTCTCGCTTCTCGTGCTTTACGCGCTAATCATCATCTTCTGTATATTCTCTGCACTGTCCAACAAGGATCGGTTTTCGTCCCTCCTGACTCTTGGAATCGCCGCAACATTCTTCCTCTTCTTTGCTGTCAACATGTCCATGGTGATGGGTTTGGCACCCGTCGTGGGCGTGCCGCTGCCGCTAGTCAGCTATGGAGGTTCGGCCATGCTCATCCTGATGCTGGGTTTTGGTCTTGTGCAAAGCGCACATGTGCATCGTCCGAGGTAA
- a CDS encoding 2-hydroxyacid dehydrogenase, with the protein MSINVLFAAKAERWVTYEPTLQQAFGELGLDVNLRTEIPPEDVDYIVYAPNSDLQDFTPYARTKAVLGLWAGVEDVVGNQTLTQPFARMVDEGLTRGMVEWVTGHVLRHHLGMDMHILGQDGQWRDHVPPLATDRSVTVLGMGALGQACAEALSFLGFTVTGWSRSPKDIAGVTCLSGDDRLSEALSGAQIIVLLLPSTPDTENTLNAETLALLEPGATVINPGRGPLIDDDALLEALNSGQVGHATLDVFRVEPLPPTHPYWSHPNVTVTPHIASETRPLSASRVIAENVRRGEAGEDFINLVDRKLGY; encoded by the coding sequence ATGAGCATCAACGTTCTTTTCGCCGCCAAGGCCGAGCGGTGGGTGACTTATGAACCGACCCTGCAACAGGCATTTGGGGAGCTTGGTTTGGATGTGAACCTGCGCACGGAAATACCGCCTGAGGATGTGGACTATATCGTTTATGCCCCCAACAGCGACCTGCAGGACTTCACGCCTTACGCACGCACCAAAGCCGTGCTTGGCCTCTGGGCCGGGGTCGAGGATGTTGTCGGCAACCAAACCCTGACACAGCCCTTCGCCCGCATGGTGGATGAGGGCCTGACACGCGGCATGGTGGAATGGGTGACCGGCCATGTTCTGCGCCATCACCTTGGCATGGATATGCACATTCTGGGTCAGGACGGACAGTGGCGCGATCATGTGCCTCCTCTGGCAACAGACCGATCCGTGACCGTTTTAGGCATGGGCGCTTTGGGACAGGCTTGTGCCGAGGCGCTGAGCTTCCTGGGCTTTACCGTCACAGGGTGGTCACGCAGCCCCAAGGACATCGCAGGTGTGACGTGCCTTTCAGGCGATGACAGGCTGAGTGAAGCCTTGAGTGGCGCTCAGATTATCGTGCTTCTGCTGCCCTCCACACCAGACACCGAGAACACGCTCAACGCAGAGACCCTGGCTCTTCTGGAACCCGGAGCCACGGTGATCAATCCTGGACGCGGGCCCTTGATTGACGATGATGCGCTTCTCGAAGCATTGAATAGCGGGCAGGTCGGACATGCGACACTGGATGTGTTTCGCGTAGAACCTCTACCTCCCACGCATCCCTATTGGTCCCATCCCAACGTCACAGTCACCCCGCATATCGCGTCCGAAACCCGTCCGCTGTCAGCCTCTCGCGTCATCGCGGAAAACGTGCGCCGTGGCGAAGCAGGCGAGGATTTCATCAATCTGGTGGATCGCAAACTGGGGTACTAA
- a CDS encoding SseB family protein, whose amino-acid sequence MDETHLDRAHAAMEAGGESERLRFYETLVAAELFLLLDGEAEGDQVAPQAFEVDGQAFVLAFDTEERLAGFAGQEAHYVALSGRVVAEMLAEAKLGLGLNLEAGPSAMLLPPEAMAWLVETLGDVPIEVEAQPQEIYAPAGLPESLVTALDARLAAAEGLAEAAYLVGVSYESGAKGHLLGFVDAHPGADEALARAVSEVLQFSGLEAAMLDVGFFQASDQICAHMALVGLRFDLPKAELKATPGAAPGMNPDLPPKLR is encoded by the coding sequence ATGGATGAAACGCACTTGGACCGCGCGCATGCTGCTATGGAGGCTGGTGGTGAAAGTGAACGCCTGCGGTTTTATGAAACGCTTGTGGCGGCGGAGCTGTTTTTGCTTCTGGACGGTGAGGCGGAGGGGGATCAGGTGGCCCCGCAGGCCTTTGAGGTTGACGGCCAGGCATTCGTATTGGCCTTTGACACCGAAGAGCGCCTCGCGGGGTTCGCGGGTCAAGAAGCACATTACGTGGCGCTTTCCGGTCGCGTTGTGGCCGAAATGCTGGCTGAGGCCAAGTTGGGCCTTGGTTTGAATCTCGAAGCCGGGCCATCCGCAATGCTGTTGCCACCAGAAGCAATGGCTTGGCTGGTTGAGACGCTTGGAGATGTGCCAATAGAGGTGGAGGCACAACCGCAGGAAATCTATGCTCCGGCTGGTTTGCCAGAATCCCTTGTCACAGCACTTGACGCGCGGCTGGCCGCGGCAGAAGGGTTGGCAGAGGCGGCCTATCTTGTTGGTGTGAGCTACGAGTCCGGTGCCAAGGGTCATCTTCTGGGGTTTGTGGATGCGCATCCCGGTGCTGATGAGGCTCTGGCGCGGGCCGTTTCGGAAGTGCTGCAATTTTCCGGATTGGAAGCGGCTATGCTGGATGTCGGGTTTTTTCAAGCGTCTGATCAGATTTGTGCGCATATGGCTTTGGTCGGTTTGAGATTTGATTTGCCCAAAGCGGAACTGAAAGCAACGCCCGGTGCCGCGCCGGGAATGAACCCGGACCTGCCGCCGAAATTGCGGTGA
- a CDS encoding uracil-DNA glycosylase family protein → MALTKDIQACRICADRFAATHTGHTPRPVAWFKPSARLLIAGQAPGMRVHQSGKPFDDPSGDRLRDWLGLSPDEFYDQSRVAIVPMAFCFPGYDAKGSDLPPPKICGKTWHEKVMMTLNKVRLSVIVGGYSQKYHMGVKTPVTDTVADWRSHAPDLFPLPHPSWRNTGWLKKHPWFEAELLPVLRKRVQEVMRDG, encoded by the coding sequence TTGGCTCTTACAAAAGACATCCAGGCCTGCCGCATTTGCGCAGATCGCTTTGCCGCAACGCACACGGGCCACACGCCGCGACCAGTGGCCTGGTTCAAACCTTCGGCACGGCTTTTGATTGCAGGGCAGGCCCCAGGCATGCGTGTACATCAGTCCGGCAAGCCCTTTGATGATCCCTCCGGCGACAGGTTGCGCGATTGGCTCGGGCTTTCGCCGGACGAATTCTATGACCAAAGCCGCGTGGCTATCGTGCCCATGGCGTTTTGCTTTCCGGGATACGATGCCAAAGGCTCCGACCTGCCGCCGCCCAAAATATGTGGCAAGACCTGGCATGAAAAGGTGATGATGACGCTGAACAAGGTCCGGCTCTCGGTCATTGTCGGGGGATATTCGCAAAAGTACCACATGGGCGTAAAAACTCCGGTGACCGATACGGTGGCCGACTGGCGCAGTCACGCCCCGGATCTTTTTCCTTTGCCGCATCCGTCCTGGCGCAATACCGGCTGGCTGAAGAAACACCCGTGGTTTGAGGCTGAATTGTTGCCTGTGCTACGGAAACGGGTGCAAGAGGTGATGCGAGATGGATGA